In Exiguobacterium sibiricum 7-3, a genomic segment contains:
- a CDS encoding DHH family phosphoesterase, whose protein sequence is MKEQIRQLIEQASTIIIHRHERPDPDALGSQFGLQLVLQNRFPEKTVKAVGEMASSLAFMGALDSVEAAEYKQALVIVLDTANQGRIDGAEALNGQQTIKIDHHPDEDPYADVQIVDTTVSSTSELLVHLLNEWGYEIPAAAAIQFYAGIVGDTGRFQFRGTTSRTFSVAAQLLDTGIDTDWLYRNMYQTELVALQLQGYVLQHIQLTKAGVGYVVLTQDTLATFDATVEQASLLVNSFAGLKGLKAWALFLETDKEVRVRLRSKGPVINEVAKEFNGGGHPMASGATIKDLTEVDTVVSRLNEVAEAFTF, encoded by the coding sequence TTGAACAAGCATCGACAATCATCATTCATCGGCATGAACGCCCGGACCCTGACGCGCTAGGCAGTCAGTTTGGATTACAGTTGGTTTTACAAAATCGATTTCCCGAAAAAACAGTGAAAGCGGTCGGCGAGATGGCAAGCTCACTTGCATTCATGGGGGCGCTTGATTCTGTGGAAGCAGCGGAGTATAAGCAGGCACTCGTCATCGTCCTGGATACAGCTAATCAAGGACGGATTGATGGAGCGGAAGCGTTGAATGGTCAGCAAACGATTAAAATCGACCACCATCCGGACGAAGATCCCTATGCCGACGTTCAAATCGTTGATACAACCGTCAGTTCGACGTCGGAGCTGTTGGTCCATCTCTTAAATGAATGGGGCTATGAAATCCCGGCGGCAGCAGCGATTCAATTTTATGCAGGGATCGTCGGAGATACAGGTCGTTTTCAATTCAGAGGCACGACAAGCCGGACGTTTTCCGTCGCAGCGCAACTGCTCGATACGGGAATTGATACGGATTGGCTCTATCGAAACATGTACCAGACGGAACTGGTCGCTTTACAGTTACAAGGTTATGTGTTGCAACATATCCAGTTGACGAAAGCGGGTGTCGGGTATGTCGTGTTGACACAGGATACATTGGCGACATTCGATGCGACCGTTGAACAAGCGTCCCTTCTCGTCAACAGCTTTGCAGGTCTGAAAGGCTTAAAAGCATGGGCATTGTTCCTTGAAACAGACAAGGAAGTTCGTGTCCGTCTGCGTTCGAAAGGACCAGTCATTAATGAGGTAGCCAAAGAATTTAATGGTGGCGGACATCCGATGGCATCGGGTGCGACGATCAAAGATTTGACGGAAGTGGATACGGTCGTCTCCCGTTTGAATGAAGTGGCAGAAGCCTTTACGTTCTAA